One window of the Pieris brassicae chromosome 2, ilPieBrab1.1, whole genome shotgun sequence genome contains the following:
- the LOC123706555 gene encoding uncharacterized protein LOC123706555 — protein sequence MENKPRLEPVRLADWAHNSAFFAKDIQLMSETKRSKQLETESNAKVRLNPIPPSQLNLSFQALKPKCIGQTSVQPVTSIKKNNWNSSVKIVSKEERMTDIKSNIRKTLNFNSQAKTTNTRKTLIEKATPQIHMFKTLKVKKEGSDLNNEIKFSGKKRIPVTPKSKEIEPKKLKINTPKSILRNFLIKNTPLSTASRKSCDGDATFLCIEKEVDDMGQEKEIENDLDINAPLPSSTPFKTSNVSEYFPISDADSLQKDKTILDFSNVSENENPVVALCDAFKKALISHTCQKTDLKLERGSLISVIEVALKHLQEIEESEKENTSNNNRKQLLGVSLKDFCRTKPPTFKIQKKIVFQISPKKCHVSPKVNKVDAINVYMGLKRNLNFLNTPKIDKTQNNETDTPIRMKKNLQSQINRLYNDSES from the exons ATGGAAAACAAACCTAGGTTGGAACCAGTAAGATTGGCAGACTGGGCGCACAATTCTG caTTCTTTGCGAAAGACATCCAACTAATGTCGGAGACTAAGCGCTCTAAGCAGTTAGAAACTGAATCAAATGCAAAAGTCAGATTAAATCCTATTCCTCCTtctcaattaaatttaagttttcaag cATTGAAACCTAAATGCATTGGACAGACATCGGTACAACCAGTAACctcaataaagaaaaataactgGAATTCCTCTGTTAAAATAGTTAGTAAAGAAGAAAGAATGACAGATATAAAATCCAATATAAGAAAAACTCTAAACTTCAATTCTCAGGCTAAG acAACCAATACTAGGAAAACTCTTATTGAAAAAGCAACACCACAAATACATATGTTCAAAACCTTAAAAGTCAAGAAAGAAGGATCAG atttaaataatgaaattaagttTAGTGGGAAAAAAAGAATTCCCGTCACACCTAAGAGTAAAGAAATAGAaccaaaaaagttaaaaataaacacaccTAAGAGCATTCTtcgaaattttttaattaaaaatacacctCTCTCAACTGCATCTCGAAAATCTTGTGATGGTGATGCCACATTTCTTTGTATTGAAAAGGAAGTTGATGACATGGGGCAGGAAAAGGAAATAGAAAATGACCTTGATATAAATGCTCCATTACCATCATCTACACCTTTTAAGACTTCAAATGTTTCAGAGTACTTTCCAATATCTGATGCTGACTCTCTTCAGAAGGACAAAACAATTCTAGACTTTAGTAATGTGAGTGAAAATGAGAACCCGGTTGTGGCTCTATGTGATGCATTTAAGAAGGCACTCATTTCACATACCTGTCAAAAAACAGACTTGAAACTAGAACGAGGATCCCTAATAAGTGTCATAGAGGTTGCTTTGAAACATTTACAAGAAATAGAAGAAtctgaaaaagaaaatacaagtaataataatagaaaacaattACTGGGTGTCagtttaaaagatttttgtaggACAAAACCAccaacatttaaaatacaaaaaaaaattgtattccaAATTTCCCCAAAAAAATGCCATGTTTCTccaaaagtaaataaagtaGATGCTATTAACGTTTATATGGGtctaaaaagaaatttaaattttttgaacaCACCAAAGATAGATAAGacacaaaataatgaaactgaCACTCCCATTAGAATGAAGAAGAACCTACAATCCCAAATAAATAGATTGTACAATGACAGTGAGTCATAA
- the LOC123706556 gene encoding peroxisomal membrane protein 2 has protein sequence MALSKPIMNLVASYLQNLYLHPIKTKSISSCVVGCAGSIASQVVAGERIKLDPIFAFGLYGLIFGGTIPHYFYELIERLFPHEATAFPLAKKLIFERLVIAPLMQAFSLYTLARFEGKNHKAASKQLHSLYLTVLEANWKWLTLFQVINLAFVPPMLRVLFMNIVGFGWAMFIASKRRQSQKKESS, from the exons ATGGCTTTATCAAAACCTATTATGAATTTAGTTGCAtcttatttacaaaacttgTACTTGCAcccaataaaaacaaaatcgatatcaag TTGTGTGGTTGGCTGTGCAGGCAGCATTGCATCACAAGTTGTTGCAGGTGAACGGATAAAGTTGGACCCAATCTTTGCATTTGGACTTTATGG gtTAATATTTGGTGGAACCATTCCCCACTATTTCTATGAACTCATAGAAAGATTGTTTCCTCATGAAGCAACTGCCTTTCCTCTTGCAAAAAAGCTTATATTTGAAAGGCTAGTTATTGCACCACTCATGCAAGCTTTCTCTCTATACACACTTGCAAGATTTGAAGGAAAGAATCACAAAGCAGCATCAAAACAGTTACATTCACTATACTTGACTGTATTAGAAGCAAACTGGAAATGGCTAACACTTTTCCAAGTTATAAATTTGGCCTTTGTTCCCCCAATG CTCAGAGTACTATTTATGAACATAGTTGGATTTGGTTGGGCAATGTTCATAGCCTCAAAACGTAGACAGAGTCAGAAAAAAGAAtcttcataa
- the LOC123706554 gene encoding uncharacterized protein LOC123706554 isoform X2, which produces MKHLSESVQKLFLNVLNNLWHKKLIPSSWQTQCVIPILKPDKSPEQISSYRPISLTSCIGKIFENMVKSRLDWYAESNNVIPHIQYGFRRGRSCVDSFISLISDLKNAKNNKLHTVCVFLDVQGSFDSVDPGILVKVLSNSGIPGQLCKWIYDFLNNRILYVRHNNILYGPRTASKGTIQGATLSPLLYNLYTCEICKYVNTKNVNILQFADDLVLYSSDVNLTVAIENVNTALRQLNNYYQHTLKLIINAGKSNLMLFGKDTPVVDVVYNGDVIQRVTSHKFLGIIIDQKLSFEEHIKYVSRNALNGVNILRCLAGVTWGADPKILSLLYKSINRALRIISGAMCSTPIRALEVETNIMPLILRRLMLAERYCLKLLSSNNIQIINRIIPHPINIDGPLTSPNDLLRGTSPTLCQIFLEIQSHYSNIKKLSHWSCYTHSYSCITHPITILSNLIENNSDLLAFIEENNKYYTIYTDGSKGNDCVRSAVYDSQKDVAQSFALDKKCSIFTAEAYAVFAALKSIISINNCKYFLILTDSLSLLNSLKHSNINNFKTNYIIYLIKDTVLRLHKKDITVAFMWVPSHKGITGNEKADKAAYEGINTLNVRNVVQVPMTDYYYYINNSIKNLWTTLWEEDQKLKGKWYGSIQENLHIRPWYDELNTSCIVSREFVTTINRLRFGHNTAPAHLAKLNIITNNICSFCNNNEIADINHIFFKCQNQIFIFNRLILASEIMEISDPSRRQLCDLLKNKKCYSALYKYIKNTVGKI; this is translated from the exons atgaaacatcTATCTGAATCTGTACAAAAGctatttttgaatgttctTAATAATCTATGGCATAAAAAACTCATACCAAGTTCATGGCAAACTCAATGTGTAATACCTATATTAAAACCAGATAAGTCACCTGAACAGATCAGTTCTTATCGTCCAATCTCGTTAACATCATgtattggaaaaatatttgaaaatatggtGAAATCTCGACTTGACTGGTATGCAGAATCCAATAATGTCATTCCACACATTCAATATGGATTTCGCAGAGGAAGAAGTTGTGTTGATAGCTTCATTTCTCTCATATCTGATctgaaaaatgcaaaaaacaataaattacacaCAGTTTGTGTATTTCTAGATGTGCAAGGTTCATTTGACAGTGTGGATCCTGGCATACTGGTGAAGGTACTCAGTAATTCTGGTATACCTggacaattatgtaaatggaTTTATGATTTCCTCAATAACAGAATACTATATGTTAGGCATAACAATATCTTATATGGACCTAGAACTGCATCAAAAGGTACTATACAAGGTGCCACATTATCACCCttgttgtataatttgtatacttgtgagatatgtaaatatgttaatactaaaaatgtaaatatacttCAATTTGCAGATGATTTAGTGTTGTATAGTTCAGATGTAAATTTAACAGTAGCCATTGAAAATGTTAACACTGCCTTAagacagttaaataattattatcaacacacattaaaattgataataaatgctggcaaaagtaatttaatgctATTTGGAAAGGACACACCAGTAGTGGATGTTGTCTATAATGGTGATGTCATTCAAAGAGTCACCTCACACaaatttttaggtattatCATTGACCAGAAATTGTCATTTGaagaacatattaaatatgtatctagAAATGCATTAAATGGTGTTAACATTTTAAGATGTCTAGCAGGTGTTACATGGGGTGCAGATCCcaaaatactttcattattatataaatctatt AACAGAGCTTTGAGGATCATATCAGGAGCAATGTGTTCGACTCCCATAAGGGCCTTGGAAgtcgaaacaaatattatgccATTGATATTGAGACGACTTATGCTTGCAGAAAGATACTGCCTGAAACTATTATCAtcaaataatatccaaattataaataggatAATACCTCACCCAATCAATATAGATGGTCCACTCACTTCACCAAATGATCTCCTGAGAGGTACATCTCCAACTCTGTGCCAGATCTTCTTAGAAATACAATCTCATTATTCGAACATCAAAAAACTTTCACACTGGTCGTGTTACACTCATTCATACAGTTGTATCACTCATCCTATTACGATTTTATCCAATTTAATCGAAAATAATTCAGATTTACTGGCttttatagaagaaaataacaagTATTATACAATCTACACTGATGGCAGTAAAGGCAATGATTGTGTGAGAAGTGCGGTATATGATTCCCAAAAAGATGTTGCTCAAAGCTTTGCTCTCGATAAAAAGTGCTCCATATTTACAGCAGAGGCAtatgcagtttttgccgctttaaaatctataatttctataaataattgtaaatattttctaattttgacAGACTCTTTGAGTCTTTTAAATAGCCTTAAgcattctaatattaataattttaaaactaattatattatttatttaattaaagatactgTCTTACGGTtgcataaaaaagatataactgTTGCCTTTATGTGGGTACCCTCACATAAAGGTATTACTGGTAACGAAAAAGCAGACAAAGCTGCATATGAAGGGATTAACACTCTTAATGTCAGAAATGTGGTACAGGTTCCTAtgactgattattattattatatcaataactcgataaaaaatttatggaCAACATTATGGGAAGAAGATCAAAAATTGAAAGGAAAATGGTATGGTAGTATACaggaaaatttacatataagacCCTGGTATGATGAGTTGAATACTAGCTGTATCGTGAGTCGTGAGTTCGTTACCACAATCAACAGATTGCGCTTTGGGCATAACACTGCACCCGCGCACCTcgctaaacttaatattataactaacaatatttgctctttctgtaataataacgaGATCGCAGATATCAAccatatcttttttaaatgccaaaaccaaatattcatttttaatagactaATATTGGCAAGTGAAATAATGGAAATTAGTGATCCCTCCCGCCGCCAGTTGTGTGATTtgctcaaaaacaaaaagtgttatagtgcattatataaatacatcaaaaataccgtggggaagatttaa
- the LOC123706557 gene encoding thioredoxin domain-containing protein 17-like, which translates to MVTIVNLKGFDEFVSYTENIDPNGSITLFYFSGSKTNNGKSWCPDCEVAEPIVKAFLGELKKNVTFVFVDVGERDYWKEKTCPFRLDSRTRLMVIPTIIKWKGVQRLEGSQCNNRELLQMLFEDEDD; encoded by the exons ATGGTAACTATAGTAAATCTTAAAGGATTTGATGAGTTTGTTAGTTACACCGAAAATATAGATCCAAATGGTTCCATTACTCTCTTCTACTTCAGCGGTTCGAAGACGAATAATGGGAAGAGTTGGTGTCCTGATTGCGAAGTGG ctgAACCAATAGTAAAAGCATTTTTGGGTGaactaaagaaaaatgtaaCTTTTGTGTTTGTTGATGTTGGTGAAAGAGATTA TTGGAAAGAAAAAACATGTCCATTCCGATTGGATAGTCGAACAAGACTAATGGTTATTccaacaataattaaatggaAAGGTGTTCAAAGACTTGAAGGTTCCCAGTGTAATAATAGGGAACTACTACAAATGCTATTTGAAGATGAggatgattaa
- the LOC123706554 gene encoding uncharacterized protein LOC123706554 isoform X1, whose translation MKHLSESVQKLFLNVLNNLWHKKLIPSSWQTQCVIPILKPDKSPEQISSYRPISLTSCIGKIFENMVKSRLDWYAESNNVIPHIQYGFRRGRSCVDSFISLISDLKNAKNNKLHTVCVFLDVQGSFDSVDPGILVKVLSNSGIPGQLCKWIYDFLNNRILYVRHNNILYGPRTASKGTIQGATLSPLLYNLYTCEICKYVNTKNVNILQFADDLVLYSSDVNLTVAIENVNTALRQLNNYYQHTLKLIINAGKSNLMLFGKDTPVVDVVYNGDVIQRVTSHKFLGIIIDQKLSFEEHIKYVSRNALNGVNILRCLAGVTWGADPKILSLLYKSIVRSHFDYSSLAYLNSTHVHKLDILQNRALRIISGAMCSTPIRALEVETNIMPLILRRLMLAERYCLKLLSSNNIQIINRIIPHPINIDGPLTSPNDLLRGTSPTLCQIFLEIQSHYSNIKKLSHWSCYTHSYSCITHPITILSNLIENNSDLLAFIEENNKYYTIYTDGSKGNDCVRSAVYDSQKDVAQSFALDKKCSIFTAEAYAVFAALKSIISINNCKYFLILTDSLSLLNSLKHSNINNFKTNYIIYLIKDTVLRLHKKDITVAFMWVPSHKGITGNEKADKAAYEGINTLNVRNVVQVPMTDYYYYINNSIKNLWTTLWEEDQKLKGKWYGSIQENLHIRPWYDELNTSCIVSREFVTTINRLRFGHNTAPAHLAKLNIITNNICSFCNNNEIADINHIFFKCQNQIFIFNRLILASEIMEISDPSRRQLCDLLKNKKCYSALYKYIKNTVGKI comes from the coding sequence atgaaacatcTATCTGAATCTGTACAAAAGctatttttgaatgttctTAATAATCTATGGCATAAAAAACTCATACCAAGTTCATGGCAAACTCAATGTGTAATACCTATATTAAAACCAGATAAGTCACCTGAACAGATCAGTTCTTATCGTCCAATCTCGTTAACATCATgtattggaaaaatatttgaaaatatggtGAAATCTCGACTTGACTGGTATGCAGAATCCAATAATGTCATTCCACACATTCAATATGGATTTCGCAGAGGAAGAAGTTGTGTTGATAGCTTCATTTCTCTCATATCTGATctgaaaaatgcaaaaaacaataaattacacaCAGTTTGTGTATTTCTAGATGTGCAAGGTTCATTTGACAGTGTGGATCCTGGCATACTGGTGAAGGTACTCAGTAATTCTGGTATACCTggacaattatgtaaatggaTTTATGATTTCCTCAATAACAGAATACTATATGTTAGGCATAACAATATCTTATATGGACCTAGAACTGCATCAAAAGGTACTATACAAGGTGCCACATTATCACCCttgttgtataatttgtatacttgtgagatatgtaaatatgttaatactaaaaatgtaaatatacttCAATTTGCAGATGATTTAGTGTTGTATAGTTCAGATGTAAATTTAACAGTAGCCATTGAAAATGTTAACACTGCCTTAagacagttaaataattattatcaacacacattaaaattgataataaatgctggcaaaagtaatttaatgctATTTGGAAAGGACACACCAGTAGTGGATGTTGTCTATAATGGTGATGTCATTCAAAGAGTCACCTCACACaaatttttaggtattatCATTGACCAGAAATTGTCATTTGaagaacatattaaatatgtatctagAAATGCATTAAATGGTGTTAACATTTTAAGATGTCTAGCAGGTGTTACATGGGGTGCAGATCCcaaaatactttcattattatataaatctattgtaAGAAGTCATTTTGATTATAGTTCTTTAGCTTATTTAAATAGCACTCATGTACATAAATTGGATATATTGCAGAACAGAGCTTTGAGGATCATATCAGGAGCAATGTGTTCGACTCCCATAAGGGCCTTGGAAgtcgaaacaaatattatgccATTGATATTGAGACGACTTATGCTTGCAGAAAGATACTGCCTGAAACTATTATCAtcaaataatatccaaattataaataggatAATACCTCACCCAATCAATATAGATGGTCCACTCACTTCACCAAATGATCTCCTGAGAGGTACATCTCCAACTCTGTGCCAGATCTTCTTAGAAATACAATCTCATTATTCGAACATCAAAAAACTTTCACACTGGTCGTGTTACACTCATTCATACAGTTGTATCACTCATCCTATTACGATTTTATCCAATTTAATCGAAAATAATTCAGATTTACTGGCttttatagaagaaaataacaagTATTATACAATCTACACTGATGGCAGTAAAGGCAATGATTGTGTGAGAAGTGCGGTATATGATTCCCAAAAAGATGTTGCTCAAAGCTTTGCTCTCGATAAAAAGTGCTCCATATTTACAGCAGAGGCAtatgcagtttttgccgctttaaaatctataatttctataaataattgtaaatattttctaattttgacAGACTCTTTGAGTCTTTTAAATAGCCTTAAgcattctaatattaataattttaaaactaattatattatttatttaattaaagatactgTCTTACGGTtgcataaaaaagatataactgTTGCCTTTATGTGGGTACCCTCACATAAAGGTATTACTGGTAACGAAAAAGCAGACAAAGCTGCATATGAAGGGATTAACACTCTTAATGTCAGAAATGTGGTACAGGTTCCTAtgactgattattattattatatcaataactcgataaaaaatttatggaCAACATTATGGGAAGAAGATCAAAAATTGAAAGGAAAATGGTATGGTAGTATACaggaaaatttacatataagacCCTGGTATGATGAGTTGAATACTAGCTGTATCGTGAGTCGTGAGTTCGTTACCACAATCAACAGATTGCGCTTTGGGCATAACACTGCACCCGCGCACCTcgctaaacttaatattataactaacaatatttgctctttctgtaataataacgaGATCGCAGATATCAAccatatcttttttaaatgccaaaaccaaatattcatttttaatagactaATATTGGCAAGTGAAATAATGGAAATTAGTGATCCCTCCCGCCGCCAGTTGTGTGATTtgctcaaaaacaaaaagtgttatagtgcattatataaatacatcaaaaataccgtggggaagatttaa